The window TGTAAATGATAAAATGAAAATGCACAAAAATTAGAATCTCAAAATGCACAGATTTGTACATTTTTCTTGTATAATATTTCTAAAACTACAGGAGAAATATTATGCGAAAAGATGTATTTAATCAACTAAAACTGATTAAGGAGGATATAAGTGTATTGAATAAAAGTGAATTAGCTAGAAGATTTAATTGTGATAGAAGAACAGTTGATAAATATCTTAATGGTACAAATGCTGAATCAAGAAAACCTAGAGATATTAAAAGTAAAATTGATGATTTTAAAGAAATAATTATCGATAAAGTAGATAACTGGGGTTCAAACTCCATGGCAGTATTCAAATTTATTCAGAAAAAAGGCTACGATGGTGGTTATCATACAGTTAATAATTTTATCCAAAACCATAAAAAAGAAGAAATAAAAAAAGCAACAATTAGATTTGATACAAGCCCAGGACTCCAAGCTCAAGTAGATTGGAAAGAAAGTATTACCATAATTAGCAGGCAAGGTGAAATATTTGAAGTAAATATATTCTTAATGGTTTTAGGTTATTCAAGGTTGAAATATTTAAAACTAACTGTTGATAGAACACAAAAAACATTGTTTGAATGCTTGTTTCAAGGATTTAAATATTTTGGAGGTGTACCTAAAGAAATCCTCTTTGATAATATGTCTACTGTTGTAGATAGAAGTAAGACAACCTTTAAAAATGTAACTATCAATCAAGATTTTAAATACTTTTCGATTGATGCTGGATTTGAAGTAATTACTTGTAGGCCCTATAGACCTGAAACTAAAGGTAAAGTAGAAACTTTAGCTAAATTAGTAGATAGATTAACACCATATAATGAAGAATTTGATAGCTTTGATGAGTTAGAAAATATAGTTGAAGTATTTAACTATGAAATTAATAATGAGATTTCACAAGCAACATATGAAGTTCCATTTATTAGATTTTTAAAAGAAAAAGAGTATTTAAACCCATTACCACCAATGGATATCCTTCTATCATATTTCCACCACGAAAAAGAGTATAAGGTATCCAAAGAATCTATGATTAGGTATAAAGGGAAGAAATACTCAGTACCTACAAGCTATATAGGTAAATACTTAACAGTATCAGAGAAAGACTCTGAACTTTATATATATTATACTAAAGATTTAATAGCTTGTCATAAGATATCTGAAAAAATTCTTCACTATAAAATTGACCATGCAAAAGAAATACTTAAATCAGATGCACTAAAACATTATTCTGATGAAGATATAGAAAACTTCATAGAACAAAATTTAAAAAACATGGATATATTTTTGGAGGAATGATTAATTGAGTAACTATAATAAACTACTTAACAATTTAGAAACCCTTAAGTTAGAGAAATTCAGAAGCTTTTTACCAAACTATTTGG of the Proteiniborus ethanoligenes genome contains:
- the istA gene encoding IS21 family transposase — its product is MRKDVFNQLKLIKEDISVLNKSELARRFNCDRRTVDKYLNGTNAESRKPRDIKSKIDDFKEIIIDKVDNWGSNSMAVFKFIQKKGYDGGYHTVNNFIQNHKKEEIKKATIRFDTSPGLQAQVDWKESITIISRQGEIFEVNIFLMVLGYSRLKYLKLTVDRTQKTLFECLFQGFKYFGGVPKEILFDNMSTVVDRSKTTFKNVTINQDFKYFSIDAGFEVITCRPYRPETKGKVETLAKLVDRLTPYNEEFDSFDELENIVEVFNYEINNEISQATYEVPFIRFLKEKEYLNPLPPMDILLSYFHHEKEYKVSKESMIRYKGKKYSVPTSYIGKYLTVSEKDSELYIYYTKDLIACHKISEKILHYKIDHAKEILKSDALKHYSDEDIENFIEQNLKNMDIFLEE